TCTTTGTAGTGGGGGCTGCTCAGATGTCCCGATTGTCCGGTTGGAATAACTGCCAAAGAACGTCCGAAGTCGCTCAGGTCAATTACCTGCCTGTAGGAGGCACTCACGAGGTGCGAGTTGGGAATTTCGTTGTCGGGAGTTCCTGCCTGCAGGGGGGTATCGCCGTCTCCTCCCATTGGTACGGGTTTTGGGTTGAATATTTTATCCAGGGGTTTTTTGATTCCAAGGGCATGAGGTGCAACAAATTTATGGAGTTTACCCCACTCCCACTGTTCGGGATGCTTGCCGATGCGATCGGTCAGCCAGTTGGCAGCCATGGTCAGGCTTCGTTGCAACAAGGCCGGTTTTCCGCCGGCATTTTTCAGCCATAAACTGTCGGGACTGTTCAAAATCCGTATCAGAGCACTGATATCGTGCCCCATGTATTCGCTGAAGTTTTTCAGCACCGGGTCAAATCCTTTACCGGTAAAGGTGTCTAAAAAATTTTGACCTAACGATTCTTTGAGAAGAATTTGAACGGCAAACTTGCGCACCAGCTCATAGATCGTGCCGCCAACAGTATGGGCCGTCAGATAGCCGTCCCAATCGGCAAGCAGGTACCAAATCCGGCGGTAGCGAACCGGCAGGTTTTCGGCAACTGCAAGATGCGCTTTAAATATTTCGGCCACCGCCTTGCCCGGAATGCAATAGACATCGGTTTGCATGGCCATGCAGTCCAGCAATCCGATCGGGTTCTTTTGGGAAATCAGGGCTTCGAGCCGGTTGGCACGATAACCGTTCATCCACACATCGCCCAGAAAATAGGGATAATCACCGGAAACGATGCGGTTGTTTGCCGTGATAATAAATCCCTTATCGGGGTTCAGGGCATGGGGCATGTGCATAAACGGAACGGTATCAGTCCATTCGTGGGTTCCTGTCCATCCGGGAGCAGGTAGTTTGCCGTCCCCCTGCTGCCTGACGGGTACTTTTCCGGTCGTGCAATAGCCGATATTGCCTTTGGTATCGGCAAAAACGATGTTCAATTGAGGCGCACTCATAAAACTAAGGGCTTCAATAAAATCATTGTAATTTTTAGCCCGGTTGAGTTGCCACCATGCCCGGAACAAGGGCTGCTTTGGCAATAATGCCATAGATTGAAGGGCAATCCGGTGTTGCGGGTAATCTATTACTTCCGAAATCACCGGCCCATGACGGGTGATGAATACTTTTTCGACAAACGGTTCTTTTTGTCCTTTCACCTTGATTGACTCTTCAATGATCTGCGCCTGTTCGGTGGAGTCTTTGTATTGATACCGTCCTGTTTGAGGGTCAGTAAATTTTTCGATGTATAAATCTTCGCAATCGGTGTAGGCGAGGGTAATGCCCCAGGCAATATGCTCGTTATGCCCAATCAGAACGAGGGGAAGTCCTGCAATTGTTACGCCGGTGGCGTGCAGTTCGGGGCAGTGCAGGTGGTTTTCGTACCAGATAGCGGGAGTTCCGAGGTGAAGATGCGGGTCGTTTGCCAATAAAGGCAGCCCTGATTGTGTGCGTCCGCCCGAAATAGCCCAGGAATTGCTGCCGTTGTTTTGCTGCAACAGGGGGTTGTCGGTTCCGTTCAGCACTGCATTTCCCAACAGGTTGACCGAGGCTGCCGTTTGTAATATATCGGGGTTTCCGTGTGGATACTGGATATCTAATTCTGCGGCAAGTTCTTTGCCTGCCAGGTCTGTCAGTTTTGCGCGGATAAGTTCGCCCTGCCAGGCATGGGAGAGTTGCCAGCTCATCAGGCGGCTGAAGGCAAAGGTGTCCTCCAGTGTCCATAACCCGGGTTCGTGCCGCAGCAAGCTAAATTCTACCGATATTCGATTTTTGTGGTTGGTCAGATAAGCGTTTACCCCATCCACATAAGCACGAAGAAGGTCTGTTATATTTTCCGGCAATGCATCCCGGTCATTCTTTCCCAACCGGTTAAACCCAAAAGTCCGGCTTGCTATATCGGTCGGCAGGGCTATTTTACCAAACAACTCGCTCAGCGTTCCTGTGGCGGCACGGCGACTTAGCTCCATTTGCCAGAAACGGTCTTGGGCATGGGTAAACCCTTGCGCAAACGCCAAATCGGGCAGATTTTGAGCATAGATATGCGGGATGCCCCAGGCATCGCGGATAATTTCTACTTCTGACTGCAAACCCTTCAACTCGATTTTACCTTGCGTTTTGGGCAGGCTTCGTTTGCTTAATCCGGTCAGCCCGATTTTTCCGGCGGCACCTAATACATCGAACAAGAGCGACATAACTGAATGTTTTTACACGGTGAACAATGACCGATTAAAGGTAAACATTGCCACCTGAAATTCACACAAAACCCCAATGCTTCCGGTAGATTTTTGGATGACTTATACAGAAATGAAAAACAATTTAGCCTTGATTTAGTAATTGTGTTATTAATTTTATCTTTGTCATTTTAAAACCGAGTCATAGTTATGTCAAAGGCACTATATATACCTGTAAAAGAGAGTTTTGAGGAAATAAGGAAACTACTTCGTCAGTCACCTGCGATGATTCGTTTACGACTGTTGATGTTGATAGAGATGAAGAAGGTCGGAGAAAAAGGTATTACGAAGCAGCAGTTAATGGAACGAGTAGGGGTATGGGGTCAAAGTATTAACACATGGCGTAAAAAATTATAGAACAGGGGGAATAGAAGCCTTGCTTCACAATGGCAGAAAAGGAAAAACAGGCAGACACTCGGTGTTTACGCAAGAAGAACAAGATAGAATAGAAGAGAAGTTAAAGGATCCCAATAATGGTTTGGCGGGGTATATAGAGTTGCAGCAATGGGTAGAGCAGGAATTTAAAAAGGAAGTTAAGTATAACACGCTACTAAAATATGCGGGCAGGAAATTTGGCAGCAAAGTGAAGGCAGCACGCAAAAGTCATGTGAAAAAGGATGCGGAGGCTGTAGTTTTTTTAAAAAACTTTAGTTCAAAAAATAGCGGAAATAGCGTTGTCTGTTCCGCCATGCTATGACAGCATAAATTTATACTTTCAGGACGAGAGCCGCTTTGGTCTGCATACCAGGCACGGGAGGGGATTGACCGCCAAAGGCATACAGCCGGTTTGCAATTTTCAGCAGGTGTTTCAATACACTTATCTTTTCGGAGCATTTTCTCCCGTAACCGGGGATCAGTTTCAGTTGGAAATGCCTTGTTGCAGTGCAAATACCTTTCAGGTGTTTCTCCATGAATTTTCCCTTCAAACTCCTGCTGAATACAAAATCATTGTTTTAGACAACGGGGCTTTCCACAAGGCAAAAAAGCTCAAAATACCCGAAAATATTTTTCTTGTCTTTCTGCCTCCTTACAGTCCCGAACTCAATCCAGCTGAAAAAATATGGCACCACATCAAAAGAAAGTTCACCAACAAACACTTCACAAGCCTTGAACTAATCAGCAACTTCTTTACTGAAACAATAAATAACATTACACCGGATATGGTAAAATCTATCTGTAGTTACCAATATATCTGCTTAAATACCTTTTGGGCTGTTTAAAATGTCATTTTCGTATAATTTATAGTCTTGGGCAAGCAGTTTAGGTATTTTGCCTTTCCTTTGCCTTTATCAGACTGTTGATGAACTGAGATTTGCATAGAGTAAAAGCATTGTTTTCATAATTTTCTATTTAATGATAATAGTCCGATGTTCGACCAGCCCGGTGCTGCATCGTAGGGCTGCACAATAGATGCCGGGAGTATAGTTATTGGTATAAACGATTACAGTGTTGGTTTCGTTGGCTTGAGTTGTTCCTTTATATAAAGAAACTTTGTTTTTGCCGTCTATTGCGTAGAGGATTAGGGAAGTGTTGTCGGTTGTTGGGGTGGTAAAAGTGAAGGTAATGGCATCGGTTGCGGGATTTGGGTAGGCGTTGAGCGAGGCGGTCGGCTTATGGTTGGGGTTGGGATGGATGCCTACAAATACTCCGTGTTCATACGCTCCTATGTCGGGTTGGGAGTCGCGGGTTGTGCCTAAAATGTCGGTTTCGGGGGCGTTTTCTGTTGTTCCGGCGTTTAGGGCGGGGCTGTTTGTTTTTAATCGCAAGCCGTCGTCTTGGGTATAATAAAGTATGTCTTCACCTGTCAGATTACTGTCGCTTAAAAATTCGGGATTTTGAGCAAACAGATTGCCCGAAGCGTTAGCACCAAGACTAAAGTTTGTGCCTATGTAGAGCGAACTGTCTAACTGAAGGATATTGTTTTTAAAAGTGTTTGTACTGATGTTTATAAATAAGTCTGCACCTGATACATTTGCTTCCATATCTTGTTCATTTTGCCAAATTATATTGTTGATTATGTCGTTTGTCCCTGAATCAACACATATTGCACCTCCTCCGCTGTTCGCAGTATTTTGACTAATCGTATTGTTTGTTATAGTGTTCAAACTATTGGTGCTATATATTCCACCTCCAAAAGAGCTTGTACTGTTTTTATAAATAACGTTGTTTACGACCGTGTTTGAACTCAAATTTATAAATAAAGCACCACCATTTTGCCCGGCTGTATTGTTCGCTATGATATTGTTGCTGTATGTATTTGTGCTACTTTGGTCGAAACTGCCACCACCGGAGAATGCTGCATAGTTGTTTGTTACAGTATTATAAGAAACGGAATTTGTTCCACCCCAAAAAAATATACCACCCCCTTGCATTGCGGTTGTATTTCCATTAAATACGTTGTTTAGTAGATTGAATTCAGATAAGAAACTATGAACACCTCCGCCACGCCGACTCGCAAAGTTTCCAATAAAACTGTTGTTTGATATAGTGCTATAATTATTGTAGGTGGCAAGGCCTCCTCCACTCGATAATGCTATATTGTTAGCAAAGATATTGTTATTAACAACTGTATTTTGAGAATTGCTTAATATTCCTCCTCCAAAAAATGCAGAATTATAATAAAAAAAGCAATTTGTTATGTTGATCCATTCATTATTGATATAAATGCCGCCTCCTTCTAAAGTTGAAATAGTCATACCGCTTACAAGATAACTAAAATATTCATTTGCATTTCCACCACTGATGTTAAACCCATCAATTGTTACCGGTAAATTGCCGGCACTTGTATCGGAAACCAATATTACATGGTAAGCATTTTCGTCATTACCGTTAATTATCTTGTAAAAAGTGCTATCAATCAAGACATCATCGTCATTAAAATCTCCTTTTAACAAAGTGGTATTACCATTAAAGTCGCGTTGATTGATGTCTGTTTCGTTGCCGATAAAATTGCCAAACAAGCTAACTCCGTCTTTTATATAAAAGGTATAAAATCGAGGATTGTCACATTCAAGGCAATTGGGCGGGCAGGAATTGGGCTTGTACACGCCCGCCGCCACCCAAACGCTGTCGCCGGGGGCGGAAGCGTTGATCATGGCTTGAATGTCTGAATTAGCATTTGCCCAACTGCTGCCGTCGGCTGCGCCCGAATTAATTGGTTTTACATACCGCACCGTTGCGCTTGCTCCCAGCGAGTAAATTATTAGGCAAAACAGCATGATTAGGGTGTTGATTGATGAGGATTTGCATGAAATAGATAGGATTGCTTTCATAATTTTCTATTTAATGATTATAGTTCGATGTTCGACCATTCCGGTACCGCATCGTAGGGCTGCGCAATAGATGCCGGGGGTATAGTTATTGGTATAAACGATTACAGTGTTGGTTTCGTTGGCTTGGGTTGTTCCTTTATATAAAGAAACTTTGTTTTTGCCGTCTATTGCGTAGAGGATTAGGGAGGTGATGTCAGTTGTTGGGGTGGTGAAGGTGAAGGTGATGGACTCGGTTGCGGGGTTTGGAAAAGCGTCTAAGGAGATAGTTGGCTTTCCATTCTGGTTGGGTTGGATGCCTACAAATACTCCGTGTTCATACGCTCCTATGTCCGGTTGAGTGTCGCGAAATGTTCCTAAAATGTCCGTTGTGGGAGCATTGATTAATGTTCCGGCGTTTATGGCCGGGCTGTTTGTTTGCAATCGCAGGCCATCATCTCCGGTAAAATATATTAGGTCTTCACCTTCGGGAGTGGTATTGTTTAAAAACATAGGGTCTTGTGCAAATAAATTTCCCTGAGCGGTTGCACCAAGATTATAGTTTGTGCCAGTATAAAGTGTACTATCTAATTGAAGGATATTGTTTTGGAAAGTGTTTGTTCCTCCGTTTAAAAACAGGTCTGTGCTTATCACATTTTGTTCTGTATTTAGCCAATTATCACTAAATATATTGTTTCTTATATTGTTTGATCCTGCATTAACATATATTCCTCCACCCTTATTGTTTGCTATATTCTCAATTATGGTATTATTGGTAACAAAGTTGGAAGTAGCATCAATATACAATCCTCCGCCATTCATTTCAGCACTATTATTGTAAATAACATTGTTTTCGACTGTTTTTGAATCAAAAGATAAATATAAACCTCCTCCACTGATACCAACTGCATTATAAGCAATTATATTCTTTCTTATAGTGATTGAGTTAAGTTCGTGAAAAATAGCACCACCATTATTTGCGGCATAATTATCGGTTATCACATTCAAATAAACTAAACTTGTACCTCCTCTTATACAAAGACCACCACCATCATTTCCGGAATTATTTCCAACTATTTCATTATAACCTATTTCAGTATTGACACCTATACTATAAACAGCACCACCTCTATTTAAAGCTAAGTTTCCAATTATGCTATTATTTAAAATTTGCCCAGTAATATTGTTAAAATGAATTCCTCCTCCGTGCATTACCGAGATGTTGTTTACGATAATATTGTTACTTATAGTAGTAAAATAAGCATAACTATTGACTCCACCACCAAATAATGCTGAATTATTGATAATAACACAGTTGGTTGTAAGATTCTGTTGATTTTGAACATAAATACCTCCTCCTTCATTCATTGTAACCATGTTTCCATTTACAGTATAAGCAGACGGAATATTTGAATTTCCATTTTTAATGGTAAATCCATCTATTATCACCTTAAAAGCAACTGTATTTATATCAGAAACCAATATGACATGGTAAACATTTTCGTCATTACCGGAAATTTCTAAATTTGGAAAACTACTACTAACTATATCATCCCCATTCAAGTCTCCGTTCAAAATAGTGGTGTTGCCACTAAAATCACGCTGAGTGATGTCTGTTTCAGTGCCTACAAAATTGCCAAACAACCTAATGCCGCCTTTAATCCAAAAAGAATAATGGCGTGAGTCATTACATCCGACACAATTAGCCGGATATGAATTTGGCTTATATTCCCCTGCTGCCACCCAAACGCTGTCACCTGCTGAGGAAGCGTTGATCATGGTTTGAATGTCAGAATGGGCATTGTCCCAACTACTCCCATCGGCAGTGCCCGATGCAATTGGTTTTACATAACGCACTGTTGCGTTTATTCCAAAGGAATGTATCATTAAACACAACACAACAATCAGGCTGTTAATTGAAATTGATTTACTTTTCGTGGTAAAGATTGCTTTCATAATTTTGTTGTTTATATAATTGGTGGAAATAAATAGATAGCTCGATGTGCCGGTTCCATCATCTGCCAATTTAATCATTAATTAAAATACACGGGTATGATGATTGTACTTTTTAATCATTTTTTTAGATTGCAGGGTTATTTTTTGTTGTTTTAGTACAAAATCGAATGGGCAAACAACAATTTTTAATTGCTTATCCATCATTTTTGATTGTTAAATACCTCATACAGCAATAAAATGTAAACGAAAAAAGATGGACAAGCGGCTATCAATCGACTGAAAACATTTAAACTTTTGTCAAAATATATTTTCAAAGCGGGTATGACAATCGTTTTATACCACTACATAGTCAAAAATATCCCACCCCAACCCCTCCGAGGAGGGGAATTTAAAGACTTTAGCTATTCATGCGTGGTACAAAATTAAATCATAGTTGGCATAACAGCCTAAATAGGTATAATTCCCAAATTTTATACAAAGGGGTGCGGAAGGTAGGCTTTAACCAACACCAACCGGTATGGGAAACCTGCAAGATGCCCCTCTATAAAATGATGGCAAAAACAAGTTTGTTACCTTTGCAGTTTATTTGTAGTTCAACAAGACCTCCCGCAAATTACCCTTCCTACAATATTTACCAAAGACCCCAACCCGATGACGACAACCGAACAACTATATACCGCCTTTTTAAAATGTAGTGGTATTTCCATAGATAGCCGTACTGTTGAACCGGGCAACCTGTTTTTTGCGCTGAAAGGCGGAAATACGGATGGCAATGCCTTTGCCGATAACGCTTTGCAATCGGGTGCGCGATATGTGGTCATTGACCGTCCCGAATTCGACAAACAAAACGGTCAATATCTGTTAGTGCCCGATGCCCTGACTGCCCTGCAAGACTTGGCCTTGCACCACCGCAAGCAACTCCGGATTCCGGTTATCGCCATTACCGGCAGTAACGGAAAAACCACCACCAAAGAATTGGTCTCCGCCGTGTTGAGCACCGCCTACCGAACTTTGGCCACTAAAGGAAATCTCAACAATCATATCGGCGTGCCGTTAACCCTGCTCTCCATAACTCCTCAAACACAAATTGCCGTGATCGAAATGGGAGCAAACCGGCAAGGCGACATCAATCAGCTTTGCAGTTTTGCCCTTCCCAATTTCGGGTTGATTACCAATATAGGCAAAGCGCACTTAGAAGGATTTGGCGGAGTAGAAGGGGTCATAAAAGGCAAAGGTGAACTGTTTGAATATTTGGAAGGCGCAGAAGGACGGGCCTTTGTCAACCTGAACGACTCCAATGTGGCAGACTTGGCTTATTACCTGCAAAAAGTAACCACTTACGGCAGTGCCAAACGCGCAAAAGTGTATGCCGAGTCGCTGGGTTGTCGTCCGTTTTTGCAAATACGTTGGCATTTGCCCAAATCGTTGAGCCAAGAGATGGACACCCCCTATTTAGACATCAACACCCACCTGACCGGAACCTACAATACCGATAATGTTTTGGCTGCTATTGCTGTAGGGTTGCATTTTAAAGTAGAACCGCTCGATATAGTCAACGCCATCGCCTCTTATATCCCGCAAAACAACCGTTCGCAAATTATGCAAAAAGGCAGCAACACCCTCATTTTAGATGCTTACAATGCCAACCCGACAAGCATGACTCATGCCCTGATGAATTTTGAAGACATGCCGGCACAACACAAAGTGGCCATAGTAGGCGATATGTTGGAAATGGGGGAGTTTAGCGAGGCGGAACATCTTCGCATGGTCAATTTACTGCAAACACTGTCTTTTAAACAAGTCGTTCTGATAGGCCCCCAATTTGGCAAAGTCATTGGCAAGAGCAACTTTTTGCATTTTAACACCGCCCAAGAAGCCAAAGAATGGTTTCAGACTCAACATTTTGAGCAAACCCATATTCTCCTCAAAGGCTCAAGGGGAATGGCGTTGGAAAAGATATTGGAGTAGCTGCGACAAAGATTCTGTTTTTTACCTTCCAAAGTATCAATCTTGTTTGCGGGATGCCCGAGCACTCCATATCAACACCCTGAACATTGGTGTAAAAACATACCCCCCTTTTCTAACCGCCCCGCTATCCGACAATCCTTCATGATTAGGCAAACCGGCACTTTATAGTTCTACGTGGGAAAATCATCCCGTTTTTCAGCCGCCCTGAAGGTAATCATAGCTTTTTTGCTCCCCTGCAATAAGTCAATGTCAACCTGCAAAACTTTAATTCACCTCTGCAAAGACTTAATGCGCCCCTGCATTGCTTTAAATCGCCCCTGCATTAAGTCAATGTCAACCTGCAAAACTTTAATTCACCTCTAAAAAACTTTAATTCACCCCTGCATTGCTTTAATTCGCCCCTGCATTAAGCCAATGTCAACCTGCAAAGCTTTATTGCACCCCTGCAATGAGTTAATGCACCCCTGCAATGAGTTAATGCACCCCTGCAATGAGTTAATTCACCCCTGCAATGAGTTAATGCACCCCTGCATTGACTTATTGTGCCCCTGCAATAGGTTGATGCACCCCTGCAATGACTTAATGTCAACCCTTTTTTTTGACCCGATTTTCGTTTTTTTGCAATAAGATTGGGAGGTTTTTTGGCGCGGGGGAAGAGAAAAGTGAAAAGCAAGAAAACCCTGATGGGGCTAAACATGAATAGCCATTGTTAATTGTCAATGGTTAATTGTCAATTGCAAAAAACCCTGAAGGGGTTAAATATGAATAGCCGTATGTGAAACCTACGGTAATGAATGTGAAAACCATATCAATATCTCATCTGTAGGAGGCGTTGTTTTGGCGCGGGGGAAGGTGGCGGTGGGGAAGTGAAAAGTGAAAAACTAAAAGTGAAAAGTGAAAAGCAAGAAAACCCTGATGGGGCTAAACATGAATATCCATTGTTAATTGTCAATGGTTAATTGTCAATTGCAAAAAACCCTGAAGGGGTTAAATATGAATAGCCGTATGTGAAACCTACGGAAATGAATGTGAAAACCATATCAATATCTCATCTGTAGGAGGCGTTGTTTTGGCGAGGGAGAAGGTGGCGGTGATGAGGTAGTAATCCCCCTGCTTTGGCTTTAGGGCAAATAAGGCTGTGACTAAATAAAGTTGTCCTTTAACAGCTCCACCACTTTTTTTTCGATGGGATAGGTTACTTCATCGGGAGTCAGCGTTTCGATTGACACCCATCTGAACTGTATTATGACCCTACCATCGTTTTGAATGGTTTTAGGGGGCAGTACAAAATGTCCCGTTGGCCGAACCAGATAAAAAACACTAATGACCTGAGTGAGGTCGTCAATGGCCGAGGGTACAAAAAAGTCGGTGGTGTAAAAATGCCGTTCAATTTCGATGTCTGCGTTGGTTTCTTCTTTAAATTCGCGAACAAGAGCATCACTAAGTCCTTCTCCAAACTCAAGCCCTCCTCCCGGAAATTTGGTGATATGCCAAAGGTCAATATCTTCGTCGCAAATCAGCACTTCCCGATTTTCGTTGACTAACAATCCATATACCCGCACATTAAACGGAAAGGTTCTTGACATTTTTCAGTTACTTTTCAAATTCAACAGTTCGTATAAAATTCAGCGAACTATTGTCATAATTTACCTTCTTAAATAGTTGTAAAGTATCGTGTTCGTTTCGCATTCGCGACCTTATTACCATATTCCCGTTTTAAAAAGGTAAAAAGGGTATTGTATTTACTTGTTGCCGTTTTTTACTTCTAAATTGATGATACCGGTTAAATCAACAAGCGGGTCAAATGCTGTATAAGCCGATAGCGGATAGTTACAAAATTGCCGACTATTTCATAAAGCCCAACGAGG
This is a stretch of genomic DNA from Sphingobacteriales bacterium. It encodes these proteins:
- a CDS encoding penicillin acylase family protein; translated protein: MSLLFDVLGAAGKIGLTGLSKRSLPKTQGKIELKGLQSEVEIIRDAWGIPHIYAQNLPDLAFAQGFTHAQDRFWQMELSRRAATGTLSELFGKIALPTDIASRTFGFNRLGKNDRDALPENITDLLRAYVDGVNAYLTNHKNRISVEFSLLRHEPGLWTLEDTFAFSRLMSWQLSHAWQGELIRAKLTDLAGKELAAELDIQYPHGNPDILQTAASVNLLGNAVLNGTDNPLLQQNNGSNSWAISGGRTQSGLPLLANDPHLHLGTPAIWYENHLHCPELHATGVTIAGLPLVLIGHNEHIAWGITLAYTDCEDLYIEKFTDPQTGRYQYKDSTEQAQIIEESIKVKGQKEPFVEKVFITRHGPVISEVIDYPQHRIALQSMALLPKQPLFRAWWQLNRAKNYNDFIEALSFMSAPQLNIVFADTKGNIGYCTTGKVPVRQQGDGKLPAPGWTGTHEWTDTVPFMHMPHALNPDKGFIITANNRIVSGDYPYFLGDVWMNGYRANRLEALISQKNPIGLLDCMAMQTDVYCIPGKAVAEIFKAHLAVAENLPVRYRRIWYLLADWDGYLTAHTVGGTIYELVRKFAVQILLKESLGQNFLDTFTGKGFDPVLKNFSEYMGHDISALIRILNSPDSLWLKNAGGKPALLQRSLTMAANWLTDRIGKHPEQWEWGKLHKFVAPHALGIKKPLDKIFNPKPVPMGGDGDTPLQAGTPDNEIPNSHLVSASYRQVIDLSDFGRSLAVIPTGQSGHLSSPHYKDQTDLWLKGQLRPMLWDREQVLAYSREQLMLRPD
- a CDS encoding IS630 family transposase: MSVPPCYDSINLYFQDESRFGLHTRHGRGLTAKGIQPVCNFQQVFQYTYLFGAFSPVTGDQFQLEMPCCSANTFQVFLHEFSLQTPAEYKIIVLDNGAFHKAKKLKIPENIFLVFLPPYSPELNPAEKIWHHIKRKFTNKHFTSLELISNFFTETINNITPDMVKSICSYQYICLNTFWAV
- a CDS encoding right-handed parallel beta-helix repeat-containing protein: MKAILSISCKSSSINTLIMLFCLIIYSLGASATVRYVKPINSGAADGSSWANANSDIQAMINASAPGDSVWVAAGVYKPNSCPPNCLECDNPRFYTFYIKDGVSLFGNFIGNETDINQRDFNGNTTLLKGDFNDDDVLIDSTFYKIINGNDENAYHVILVSDTSAGNLPVTIDGFNISGGNANEYFSYLVSGMTISTLEGGGIYINNEWINITNCFFYYNSAFFGGGILSNSQNTVVNNNIFANNIALSSGGGLATYNNYSTISNNSFIGNFASRRGGGVHSFLSEFNLLNNVFNGNTTAMQGGGIFFWGGTNSVSYNTVTNNYAAFSGGGSFDQSSTNTYSNNIIANNTAGQNGGALFINLSSNTVVNNVIYKNSTSSFGGGIYSTNSLNTITNNTISQNTANSGGGAICVDSGTNDIINNIIWQNEQDMEANVSGADLFINISTNTFKNNILQLDSSLYIGTNFSLGANASGNLFAQNPEFLSDSNLTGEDILYYTQDDGLRLKTNSPALNAGTTENAPETDILGTTRDSQPDIGAYEHGVFVGIHPNPNHKPTASLNAYPNPATDAITFTFTTPTTDNTSLILYAIDGKNKVSLYKGTTQANETNTVIVYTNNYTPGIYCAALRCSTGLVEHRTIIIK
- a CDS encoding right-handed parallel beta-helix repeat-containing protein; its protein translation is MKAIFTTKSKSISINSLIVVLCLMIHSFGINATVRYVKPIASGTADGSSWDNAHSDIQTMINASSAGDSVWVAAGEYKPNSYPANCVGCNDSRHYSFWIKGGIRLFGNFVGTETDITQRDFSGNTTILNGDLNGDDIVSSSFPNLEISGNDENVYHVILVSDINTVAFKVIIDGFTIKNGNSNIPSAYTVNGNMVTMNEGGGIYVQNQQNLTTNCVIINNSALFGGGVNSYAYFTTISNNIIVNNISVMHGGGIHFNNITGQILNNSIIGNLALNRGGAVYSIGVNTEIGYNEIVGNNSGNDGGGLCIRGGTSLVYLNVITDNYAANNGGAIFHELNSITIRKNIIAYNAVGISGGGLYLSFDSKTVENNVIYNNSAEMNGGGLYIDATSNFVTNNTIIENIANNKGGGIYVNAGSNNIRNNIFSDNWLNTEQNVISTDLFLNGGTNTFQNNILQLDSTLYTGTNYNLGATAQGNLFAQDPMFLNNTTPEGEDLIYFTGDDGLRLQTNSPAINAGTLINAPTTDILGTFRDTQPDIGAYEHGVFVGIQPNQNGKPTISLDAFPNPATESITFTFTTPTTDITSLILYAIDGKNKVSLYKGTTQANETNTVIVYTNNYTPGIYCAALRCGTGMVEHRTIIIK
- a CDS encoding UDP-N-acetylmuramoyl-tripeptide--D-alanyl-D-alanine ligase, translated to MTTTEQLYTAFLKCSGISIDSRTVEPGNLFFALKGGNTDGNAFADNALQSGARYVVIDRPEFDKQNGQYLLVPDALTALQDLALHHRKQLRIPVIAITGSNGKTTTKELVSAVLSTAYRTLATKGNLNNHIGVPLTLLSITPQTQIAVIEMGANRQGDINQLCSFALPNFGLITNIGKAHLEGFGGVEGVIKGKGELFEYLEGAEGRAFVNLNDSNVADLAYYLQKVTTYGSAKRAKVYAESLGCRPFLQIRWHLPKSLSQEMDTPYLDINTHLTGTYNTDNVLAAIAVGLHFKVEPLDIVNAIASYIPQNNRSQIMQKGSNTLILDAYNANPTSMTHALMNFEDMPAQHKVAIVGDMLEMGEFSEAEHLRMVNLLQTLSFKQVVLIGPQFGKVIGKSNFLHFNTAQEAKEWFQTQHFEQTHILLKGSRGMALEKILE
- a CDS encoding NUDIX domain-containing protein, coding for MSRTFPFNVRVYGLLVNENREVLICDEDIDLWHITKFPGGGLEFGEGLSDALVREFKEETNADIEIERHFYTTDFFVPSAIDDLTQVISVFYLVRPTGHFVLPPKTIQNDGRVIIQFRWVSIETLTPDEVTYPIEKKVVELLKDNFI